In the genome of Pseudomonas sp. LBUM920, one region contains:
- the glmM gene encoding phosphoglucosamine mutase, which translates to MTKKYFGTDGIRGRVGEFPITPDFMLKLGWAAGMAFRSMGACRILVGKDTRISGYMFESALEAGLSAAGADVMLLGPMPTPAIAYLTRTFHAEAGIVISASHNPHDDNGIKFFSGQGTKLPDEIELMIEELLDAPMTVVESSKLGKVSRINDASGRYIEFCKSSVPSSTNFAGLKIVIDCAHGATYKVAPSVFKELGADVTVLSAQPNGLNINDNCGSTHMGQLQAAVLAEHADLGIAFDGDGDRVLMVDHTGTVVDGDDLLFIIARDLHERNKLQGGVVGTLMSNLGLELALAELGIPFVRANVGDRYVIAELLERNWQVGGENSGHVVCFQHTTTGDAIIAALQVLLSLRRREESLAQARQALRKCPQVLLNVRFAGGENPIEHPAVKDACERVTLAMAGRGRVLLRKSGTEPLVRVMVEGEDETQVRGHAEDLAKLVTEICA; encoded by the coding sequence ATGACTAAAAAATATTTTGGCACCGACGGTATTCGCGGTCGGGTCGGTGAATTCCCGATTACTCCTGATTTCATGCTCAAGCTGGGCTGGGCGGCAGGCATGGCGTTCCGTAGCATGGGCGCTTGCCGGATTCTGGTGGGCAAGGACACCCGTATTTCGGGTTATATGTTCGAATCCGCGCTGGAGGCGGGTTTGTCCGCCGCCGGTGCTGATGTGATGCTGTTGGGGCCAATGCCGACGCCTGCGATCGCTTACCTGACGCGTACCTTTCACGCTGAAGCCGGTATCGTGATCAGTGCGTCGCACAATCCCCATGATGACAATGGCATCAAATTCTTCTCGGGCCAGGGCACCAAGTTGCCGGATGAGATCGAGTTGATGATTGAAGAGCTACTGGATGCACCGATGACGGTGGTTGAGTCCAGCAAGTTGGGCAAGGTCTCGCGTATCAACGATGCATCGGGCCGTTATATCGAGTTTTGCAAGAGCAGCGTGCCGAGCAGTACCAATTTTGCCGGGCTGAAGATCGTTATCGACTGTGCCCACGGTGCAACCTATAAGGTGGCTCCAAGTGTATTCAAAGAGCTGGGTGCGGACGTGACGGTGCTGTCGGCGCAACCGAACGGCTTGAACATCAATGATAATTGCGGCTCTACCCACATGGGGCAGCTGCAGGCGGCCGTTCTGGCTGAGCATGCCGACCTGGGCATCGCCTTTGATGGCGATGGCGACCGCGTGTTGATGGTGGATCATACCGGTACCGTGGTTGATGGCGATGACCTGCTGTTTATCATCGCTCGCGACCTGCATGAGCGTAACAAGCTGCAAGGTGGTGTCGTCGGCACATTGATGAGTAATCTCGGGCTTGAGCTCGCTCTGGCTGAGCTGGGTATTCCGTTCGTACGCGCCAACGTCGGTGACCGGTATGTGATCGCCGAGCTGCTGGAGCGTAACTGGCAGGTGGGGGGTGAAAACTCCGGGCATGTTGTCTGCTTCCAGCACACCACCACGGGCGATGCCATCATTGCTGCTCTGCAAGTGTTGTTGTCGTTGCGTCGCCGTGAAGAGAGTCTCGCTCAGGCGCGACAGGCGCTGCGTAAGTGCCCGCAGGTTCTGCTCAATGTGCGTTTTGCCGGTGGCGAAAACCCGATTGAGCACCCAGCTGTCAAAGACGCGTGCGAGCGCGTGACCCTGGCAATGGCGGGGCGTGGGCGGGTGCTGTTGCGCAAGTCCGGCACAGAGCCTCTGGTGCGCGTCATGGTCGAGGGCGAAGACGAAACACAGGTTCGTGGCCATGCCGAAGACCTGGCAAAACTGGTAACTGAAATTTGCGCCTGA
- the ftsH gene encoding ATP-dependent zinc metalloprotease FtsH: protein MAKNLILWLIIAAVLVTVMNNFSSPNEPQTLNYSDFIQQVKDGKVERVAVDGYVITGKRNDGDSFKTIRPAIQDNGLIGDLVDNHVVVEGKQPEQQSIWTQLLVASFPILVIIAVFMFFMRQMQGGAGGKGGPMSFGKSKARLLSEDQVKTTLADVAGCDEAKEEVGELVEFLRDPGKFQRLGGRIPRGVLMVGPPGTGKTLLAKAIAGEAKVPFFTISGSDFVEMFVGVGASRVRDMFEQAKKHAPCIIFIDEIDAVGRHRGAGMGGGHDEREQTLNQLLVEMDGFEMNDGIIVIAATNRPDVLDPALLRPGRFDRQVVVGLPDIRGREQILKVHMRKVPMGDDVAPAVIARGTPGFSGADLANLVNEASLFAARTGKRIVEMKEFELAKDKIMMGAERKSMVMSEKEKQNTAYHEAGHAIVGRVVPEHDPVYKVSIIPRGRALGVTMFLPEEDRYSLSKRALISQICSLYGGRIAEEMTLGFDGVTTGASNDIMRASQIARNMVTKWGLSEKLGPLMYAEEDGEVFLGRGGGGQSASFSGETAKLIDSEVRSIIDQCYGTAKQILTDNRDKLDAMADALMKYETIDADQIDDIMAGRTPREPRDWEGGSGTSGTPPVVQNERPETPIGGPAADH from the coding sequence ATGGCAAAGAATCTGATCCTGTGGTTGATCATCGCGGCAGTCCTGGTGACGGTGATGAACAACTTCTCCAGCCCTAACGAGCCGCAGACCCTCAACTATTCCGACTTCATCCAGCAAGTTAAGGATGGCAAGGTCGAGCGCGTAGCGGTTGATGGCTATGTGATCACCGGCAAGCGCAACGATGGCGACAGCTTCAAGACCATTCGTCCGGCTATTCAGGACAACGGTCTGATTGGCGATTTGGTGGATAACCACGTAGTCGTCGAAGGCAAGCAGCCTGAGCAGCAGAGCATCTGGACTCAACTCCTGGTGGCCAGCTTCCCGATACTGGTGATTATCGCTGTGTTCATGTTCTTCATGCGCCAGATGCAAGGCGGTGCGGGAGGCAAGGGTGGGCCGATGAGCTTCGGCAAGAGCAAGGCACGCCTGCTCTCCGAGGATCAGGTGAAGACAACCCTGGCTGACGTTGCAGGTTGCGACGAAGCCAAGGAAGAAGTTGGTGAGTTGGTCGAGTTCCTGCGCGATCCGGGCAAGTTCCAACGCCTGGGTGGCCGTATTCCACGCGGCGTATTGATGGTTGGTCCTCCGGGTACCGGTAAAACCTTGCTCGCCAAGGCGATTGCCGGCGAAGCCAAAGTGCCGTTCTTCACCATTTCCGGTTCTGACTTCGTCGAAATGTTTGTTGGTGTGGGTGCCAGCCGTGTTCGCGATATGTTCGAACAGGCCAAGAAGCACGCACCGTGCATCATCTTCATCGATGAAATCGACGCTGTTGGTCGCCATCGTGGTGCTGGCATGGGCGGCGGTCACGATGAGCGTGAGCAGACCCTCAACCAGTTGCTGGTGGAGATGGACGGCTTCGAAATGAATGACGGCATCATCGTCATTGCTGCGACTAACCGCCCTGACGTATTGGACCCTGCGCTGCTGCGTCCAGGTCGTTTTGACCGTCAGGTGGTGGTTGGCCTGCCGGACATCCGCGGTCGCGAACAGATTCTGAAAGTGCACATGCGCAAAGTACCGATGGGCGACGACGTGGCGCCTGCCGTGATTGCTCGTGGCACGCCAGGTTTCTCCGGTGCAGACCTTGCCAACCTGGTGAACGAGGCTTCGTTGTTCGCTGCCCGTACCGGTAAGCGCATCGTTGAAATGAAAGAGTTCGAGCTGGCAAAAGACAAGATCATGATGGGTGCCGAGCGCAAATCCATGGTCATGTCTGAAAAAGAGAAGCAGAACACCGCTTATCACGAAGCCGGTCACGCCATTGTGGGTCGTGTTGTGCCTGAGCATGACCCGGTTTACAAAGTGTCGATCATCCCTCGTGGTCGCGCGCTGGGTGTCACCATGTTCCTGCCGGAAGAGGATCGTTACAGCCTCTCCAAGCGAGCGCTGATCAGCCAGATCTGCTCGCTGTACGGTGGCCGAATTGCTGAAGAAATGACCTTGGGCTTTGACGGTGTGACCACCGGTGCCTCCAACGACATCATGCGCGCCAGCCAGATTGCGCGAAACATGGTGACCAAGTGGGGCTTGTCGGAGAAACTTGGTCCATTGATGTATGCCGAAGAAGATGGCGAAGTGTTCCTGGGGCGTGGCGGCGGCGGTCAAAGCGCCAGCTTCTCCGGTGAGACGGCCAAGCTGATCGACTCCGAGGTGCGCAGCATCATTGACCAGTGCTACGGCACTGCCAAGCAGATCCTGACTGACAACCGCGACAAGCTGGATGCAATGGCTGATGCGCTGATGAAGTACGAGACCATTGACGCCGACCAGATCGACGACATTATGGCCGGTCGTACGCCTCGTGAGCCTCGCGACTGGGAAGGCGGTTCAGGCACCTCTGGCACCCCGCCAGTGGTTCAGAACGAACGCCCTGAAACCCCGATCGGTGGCCCTGCGGCTGACCACTAA
- the secG gene encoding preprotein translocase subunit SecG: MLETVVVVFHLLAALGVVALVLLQQGKGADAGASFGAGASNTVFGSQGSSTFLSKFTAILAAGFFITSLGLGYFAKEKAHVLTQVGLPNPAVLEVPKAKPASDDVPVLQEQKSATPATDVPPAQEQK; the protein is encoded by the coding sequence ATGCTGGAAACAGTCGTAGTCGTTTTTCATCTGTTGGCTGCCCTGGGCGTAGTTGCCCTGGTTTTGTTGCAACAGGGTAAAGGTGCGGATGCTGGTGCGTCTTTCGGTGCAGGTGCTTCAAATACTGTGTTCGGAAGCCAAGGTTCCTCTACCTTTCTTAGTAAGTTTACTGCTATACTTGCCGCCGGTTTCTTCATAACCAGCTTGGGGTTAGGTTACTTTGCTAAAGAGAAAGCTCATGTGCTGACTCAAGTAGGTCTCCCAAATCCAGCAGTGTTGGAAGTACCAAAAGCAAAACCGGCTTCTGATGATGTCCCGGTGCTTCAAGAGCAAAAGTCGGCTACTCCAGCGACTGACGTACCTCCAGCTCAAGAGCAGAAGTAA
- the tpiA gene encoding triose-phosphate isomerase: MRRTMVAGNWKMHGTRASVAELINGLRHLALPSGVDVAVFPPCLHINQVVDGLKGKSIQVGAQNSAVEPMQGALTGEISPSQLVDAGCSYVLVGHSERRQMMGERDGTLNRKFAAAQACGLIPVLCIGETLEQRESGKTLEVVSRQLGSIIEELGVGAFAKAVIAYEPVWAIGTGLTATPQQAQDVHAAIRAQLAAENSEVAQGVRLLYGGSVKAANAVELFGMPDIDGGLIGGASLNADEFGAICRAAGN, from the coding sequence ATGCGTCGCACTATGGTAGCTGGTAACTGGAAGATGCACGGTACCCGCGCCAGTGTCGCTGAGCTGATCAATGGCCTTCGTCACTTGGCCTTGCCTAGCGGTGTTGATGTTGCGGTTTTCCCGCCTTGCTTGCATATCAACCAGGTTGTTGATGGCTTGAAAGGTAAGTCGATTCAGGTCGGCGCGCAGAACTCTGCGGTGGAGCCCATGCAAGGTGCGTTGACCGGCGAGATTTCGCCGAGTCAGCTGGTAGATGCGGGTTGTTCCTATGTGCTTGTCGGGCACTCCGAGCGCCGTCAGATGATGGGCGAGCGTGATGGGACGCTCAATCGCAAGTTCGCAGCGGCACAGGCTTGTGGCTTGATTCCAGTGTTGTGCATAGGGGAGACCCTGGAGCAGCGTGAATCGGGCAAGACTCTTGAAGTTGTCTCGCGTCAGCTGGGCAGCATCATCGAGGAGCTGGGTGTTGGTGCGTTTGCAAAGGCAGTCATTGCTTACGAGCCGGTCTGGGCCATTGGCACCGGGCTGACTGCTACACCGCAACAGGCGCAGGATGTGCACGCAGCCATCCGCGCTCAGTTGGCGGCAGAGAATTCTGAAGTCGCGCAAGGTGTGCGGCTTCTATACGGCGGCAGCGTGAAGGCGGCCAATGCGGTCGAACTGTTCGGCATGCCGGATATCGATGGGGGGCTCATTGGTGGAGCTTCCCTGAATGCAGATGAGTTCGGTGCGATCTGTCGCGCCGCGGGAAACTGA
- the folP gene encoding dihydropteroate synthase: MTSASSSTRLPCGNRVLDLAHTHVMGILNVTPDSFSDGGRFSQQDAALRHAEAMVLAGATLIDVGGESTRPGARVVSPLEELERVAPIVERIARELDVIISVDTSTPAVMRETARLGAGLINDVRSLQRDGALDAAAATGLPVCLMHMLGEPGNMQDSPHYDDLVSEVSGFLVERIAQCAKAGIAADKIILDPGFGFAKTLQHNLSLFKHMEALHALGRPLLVGVSRKSMIGLALNRPVGERLYGGLALAALAMTKGARILRVHDVAETVDVVRMIAAVESAE; encoded by the coding sequence ATGACTTCTGCGTCGTCCTCCACCCGGTTGCCTTGCGGCAACCGGGTTCTTGATTTGGCCCATACACACGTCATGGGCATTCTTAATGTAACTCCTGATTCCTTTTCCGACGGCGGCCGTTTCAGTCAGCAGGACGCTGCGTTGCGTCACGCCGAGGCTATGGTGCTGGCGGGAGCAACGTTGATTGATGTTGGTGGCGAATCGACTCGCCCCGGAGCGCGTGTTGTTTCTCCCTTGGAGGAGCTGGAGCGCGTTGCACCGATAGTTGAGCGTATCGCCCGCGAGCTTGATGTGATCATCTCGGTTGATACATCCACGCCGGCAGTAATGCGTGAGACGGCGCGCCTGGGTGCGGGCCTGATCAACGATGTGCGCTCCCTACAGCGAGACGGAGCCCTGGATGCCGCGGCGGCAACCGGCCTTCCGGTGTGCCTGATGCATATGCTGGGAGAGCCCGGCAACATGCAGGACAGCCCGCATTATGACGACCTGGTGAGTGAAGTGAGTGGGTTTCTTGTTGAAAGGATCGCTCAGTGCGCCAAGGCGGGAATCGCTGCCGATAAGATCATCCTTGATCCCGGGTTTGGCTTTGCCAAGACGCTTCAGCACAATTTGAGCCTCTTTAAACATATGGAAGCCCTGCACGCCCTTGGTCGGCCCTTGTTGGTCGGTGTTTCGCGCAAGAGCATGATAGGGCTGGCCTTGAACCGCCCGGTAGGCGAGCGGCTGTACGGCGGTCTGGCGCTTGCTGCGCTTGCCATGACCAAAGGCGCGCGAATTTTGCGCGTGCATGATGTCGCCGAGACAGTCGATGTGGTGCGTATGATTGCCGCTGTAGAATCAGCCGAATAA